One segment of Pseudodesulfovibrio sp. 5S69 DNA contains the following:
- a CDS encoding FKBP-type peptidyl-prolyl cis-trans isomerase, which translates to MTAQNGSTVKVHYTGTLKEDGSQFDSSEGREPLEFKLGEGMVIAGFEKAVIGKSVGDTVTVEIPPEEGYGSPSEELVFQVRREQLPPTVELEEGIMLEIRTEDGQPAYVRVTEFDDELVTLDGNHPLSGQTLVFDIEIVEVA; encoded by the coding sequence ATGACTGCGCAGAATGGCAGCACCGTCAAGGTACACTACACCGGCACCCTCAAGGAGGACGGCAGCCAGTTTGATTCCAGCGAAGGCCGCGAGCCGCTGGAGTTCAAACTGGGTGAAGGCATGGTCATCGCCGGGTTCGAGAAGGCCGTCATCGGCAAGTCCGTTGGCGACACCGTGACCGTGGAAATCCCGCCCGAGGAGGGCTACGGCTCCCCCAGCGAGGAACTGGTCTTCCAGGTCCGCCGCGAGCAGCTCCCGCCCACCGTGGAGCTGGAAGAGGGCATCATGCTGGAGATCCGCACCGAGGACGGCCAGCCCGCCTACGTCCGCGTGACCGAATTCGACGACGAACTGGTCACCCTTGACGGCAACCATCCCCTGTCCGGCCAGACCTTGGTGTTCGACATCGAAATCGTCGAAGTAGCGTAA
- a CDS encoding response regulator: MSQPKILVVDDEKHIRMLYREELEADDYVVATSDGEEDILDVIARENPTIVILDIKLGVNRSGLDLLQEIRTKDQQIPVILSTAYDSFQHDLKSIAADYYVVKSVDLTELKDKVRMALNKAGA, translated from the coding sequence ATGAGCCAACCCAAAATTCTCGTAGTGGACGATGAAAAACACATCCGCATGCTCTACCGGGAAGAGCTGGAAGCCGACGATTACGTCGTCGCCACCTCCGACGGGGAAGAGGACATCCTCGACGTCATCGCCAGGGAAAATCCGACCATAGTCATTCTGGATATCAAGCTCGGCGTCAACCGCTCGGGGCTCGACCTGTTGCAGGAAATCCGCACCAAGGATCAGCAGATCCCGGTCATTCTCTCGACGGCCTACGACTCCTTTCAGCATGATCTCAAGTCCATTGCGGCCGACTACTACGTGGTCAAGTCCGTGGATCTGACCGAGTTGAAGGACAAGGTCAGGATGGCCCTGAACAAGGCCGGCGCCTAA
- a CDS encoding HD-GYP domain-containing protein, which translates to MAQLTKAEYFPISPLILRPDFKVPFDIFLRHDDSYVLFNASGRMLTKAKRKELALAGIVTIYVDKRARKLYHSYIQANLIELLEDESISLAERAQAWTNAASALSKELFETNLPGPAFKKRYIRFQELVRSSTSFLKSPAPLKKLTRFIGKGYGTYHHGISTMVYAVNLMLEYRFEDEDVLACGMGALLHDIGQVGMEESLLNADPETMGPAQHQAYAMHPLIGVRVCANFDLPVSATNCILFHHERIDGKGYPTQAANDEIPLPTRVVALCNRYDDLTRNRPYRRAIKPFDALKALTDDKGLVEPDMLKRFIKLLSRAEIV; encoded by the coding sequence ATGGCGCAACTGACCAAGGCAGAATATTTCCCCATATCGCCGCTCATCCTGAGGCCGGATTTCAAGGTGCCCTTCGACATCTTCCTGCGCCACGACGACAGCTATGTCCTGTTCAACGCCAGCGGCCGGATGCTGACCAAGGCCAAGCGCAAGGAGCTGGCCCTGGCGGGCATCGTGACCATCTACGTGGACAAGCGCGCCCGCAAGCTCTACCATAGCTATATCCAGGCCAACCTCATCGAACTGCTCGAGGACGAGTCCATCTCCCTGGCCGAACGCGCCCAGGCCTGGACCAACGCGGCCTCCGCCCTGTCCAAGGAGCTGTTCGAGACCAACCTACCCGGCCCGGCCTTCAAGAAGCGCTACATTCGCTTCCAGGAGCTCGTCCGCAGCAGCACCTCCTTCCTCAAGTCCCCGGCGCCGCTCAAGAAACTGACCCGGTTCATCGGCAAGGGGTACGGGACCTACCACCACGGCATCTCCACCATGGTCTACGCCGTGAACCTGATGCTGGAGTACCGGTTCGAGGACGAGGACGTCCTGGCCTGCGGCATGGGCGCCCTGCTCCACGACATAGGCCAGGTCGGCATGGAGGAGAGCCTGCTCAACGCCGACCCCGAGACCATGGGACCGGCACAGCACCAGGCCTATGCCATGCACCCGCTCATCGGGGTACGCGTCTGCGCCAACTTCGACCTGCCGGTCAGCGCCACCAACTGCATCCTGTTCCACCATGAACGCATCGACGGCAAGGGCTACCCCACCCAGGCGGCCAACGATGAGATTCCCCTGCCCACCCGCGTGGTCGCCCTGTGCAACCGCTACGACGACCTGACCCGCAACCGCCCGTACAGGCGGGCCATCAAGCCGTTCGACGCCCTCAAGGCCCTGACCGACGACAAGGGGCTGGTGGAACCGGACATGCTCAAGCGGTTCATCAAGCTGCTGTCCCGCGCGGAGATCGTGTAA
- a CDS encoding pyridoxal phosphate-dependent aminotransferase — protein sequence MSISDRCCGITPFLVMEINEKAEAMERAGQSVIRMCVGEPDFDTPECAKKAACKALDDNLTHYTHSLGIRELREAICEDYAKRYGVDIAPDNMVVTQGTSPAMLVLFSTILEQGDKVITSDPCYACYDNFITFAGAEPVKVPVFEDDGFQYRVSAIRKALKENDRIKAILINSPANPTGTLLSEERLKAIAEIAEEHNLWIVSDEIYHGLVYEGKEHSILEYTDRAFVFNGFSKLYAMTGWRLGYLIAPPNFMRTLQNLCQNFFISANTMAQWGGLAALKEAGPDVERMKATYNKRRISMLGRLKNMGLPVKHEPTGAFYVLVNMRPYAEKFGGSSLALAYDILEKAHIAVTPGIDFGQGAEGYIRFSYATSMANIEEGMNRLEKYLKDFA from the coding sequence ATGAGCATATCCGATCGTTGCTGCGGCATCACCCCGTTCCTGGTCATGGAAATCAACGAAAAGGCCGAGGCCATGGAGCGCGCCGGTCAGTCCGTCATCCGCATGTGCGTGGGCGAACCGGACTTCGACACGCCCGAATGCGCCAAGAAGGCCGCCTGCAAGGCGCTCGACGACAACCTGACCCACTACACCCACTCGCTCGGCATCCGCGAACTGCGCGAGGCCATTTGCGAGGACTACGCAAAGCGCTACGGCGTGGACATCGCCCCGGACAACATGGTCGTCACCCAGGGCACCAGCCCGGCCATGCTCGTGCTCTTCTCCACCATCCTGGAGCAGGGCGACAAGGTCATCACCTCGGACCCGTGCTACGCCTGCTACGACAATTTCATCACCTTTGCCGGGGCCGAGCCGGTCAAGGTCCCGGTCTTCGAGGACGACGGCTTCCAGTACCGCGTGTCCGCCATCCGCAAGGCGCTCAAGGAGAACGACCGGATCAAGGCCATCCTGATCAACTCCCCGGCCAACCCCACCGGCACCCTGCTCTCCGAGGAACGGCTCAAGGCCATCGCCGAGATCGCCGAGGAGCACAACCTGTGGATCGTATCCGACGAGATCTACCACGGCCTGGTCTACGAGGGGAAGGAACACTCCATCCTCGAATACACGGACCGCGCCTTCGTGTTCAACGGCTTCTCCAAGCTCTACGCCATGACCGGCTGGCGGCTGGGCTACCTCATCGCCCCGCCCAACTTCATGCGCACCCTCCAGAACCTCTGCCAGAACTTCTTCATCTCGGCCAATACCATGGCCCAGTGGGGCGGCTTGGCCGCGCTCAAGGAGGCCGGGCCGGACGTGGAACGCATGAAGGCCACCTACAACAAGCGCCGCATCTCCATGCTCGGCCGCCTCAAGAACATGGGCCTGCCCGTCAAGCACGAACCCACCGGCGCGTTCTACGTGCTCGTCAACATGCGCCCCTACGCCGAAAAATTCGGCGGCTCCTCCCTGGCGCTGGCCTACGACATCCTCGAAAAGGCCCACATCGCCGTCACGCCCGGCATCGACTTCGGCCAGGGCGCTGAAGGCTACATCCGCTTCTCCTACGCCACCTCCATGGCCAACATCGAGGAAGGCATGAACCGGTTGGAGAAGTATCTGAAGGACTTCGCCTAG
- the trpS gene encoding tryptophan--tRNA ligase — translation MSEKQRILSGMRPTGPLHLGHYFGVIANWLKLQEEYDCYFFVADWHALTSEYADPTRIKGFVPGLVKDWVAAGLDPEKCSIFQQSQIKEHAELNLILSMYTPLGWLERCPTYKDQKEQLAQKDLNTHGFLGYPVLMSVDILMYKPLAVPVGKDQLPHLELTREIARRFNHLNNTDLFPEPADMLTEEPVLPGLDGRKMSKSYGNSIMLSEPLDEIMPKVRGMKTDENRLRKSDPGDPDVCNLFPYHRLMTDPERLPEIIKGCKDASWGCVDCKKLLMESLERFLTPLHERRAACTDERVREILEAGNAKARSYAVKTMEEVRKVINFDF, via the coding sequence ATGAGCGAAAAACAACGAATCCTCTCCGGCATGCGCCCCACGGGCCCCCTGCACCTCGGTCACTACTTCGGCGTCATCGCCAACTGGCTGAAGCTCCAGGAGGAATACGACTGCTATTTCTTCGTCGCCGACTGGCACGCCCTGACCAGCGAATACGCCGACCCGACCCGCATCAAGGGGTTCGTCCCCGGCCTGGTCAAGGACTGGGTGGCCGCCGGACTGGACCCGGAAAAGTGCTCCATCTTCCAGCAGTCCCAGATCAAGGAGCACGCCGAGCTCAACCTGATCCTGTCCATGTACACCCCGCTCGGCTGGCTCGAACGCTGCCCGACCTACAAGGACCAGAAGGAACAGCTCGCCCAGAAGGACCTGAACACCCACGGCTTCCTCGGCTACCCGGTGCTCATGTCCGTGGACATCCTCATGTACAAGCCCCTGGCCGTGCCCGTGGGCAAGGACCAGTTGCCGCACCTGGAACTGACCCGCGAGATCGCGCGCCGCTTCAACCACCTGAACAACACCGACCTGTTCCCGGAACCGGCGGACATGCTCACCGAGGAGCCGGTCCTGCCCGGCCTGGACGGACGCAAGATGTCCAAGAGCTACGGCAACTCCATCATGCTCTCCGAACCGCTGGACGAGATCATGCCCAAGGTCCGCGGCATGAAGACCGACGAGAACCGGCTGCGCAAATCCGATCCGGGCGACCCGGACGTCTGCAACCTCTTCCCCTACCACCGGCTCATGACCGACCCGGAAAGGCTTCCCGAGATCATCAAGGGCTGCAAGGACGCGTCCTGGGGCTGCGTGGATTGCAAGAAGCTGCTCATGGAGTCCCTGGAGCGGTTCCTCACGCCTCTGCACGAACGCCGCGCCGCCTGCACCGACGAGCGGGTGCGGGAGATTCTGGAGGCCGGCAACGCCAAGGCCCGTTCCTACGCCGTGAAGACCATGGAAGAGGTCCGCAAGGTCATCAACTTCGACTTCTAG
- a CDS encoding efflux RND transporter periplasmic adaptor subunit: MQRFLEGAALCFLAVLLAVPAFAQGGERPPSPVVTAKVTTGDMAPETEFIGTVYFTEISNVAAEVEGKVVSLDVVDGQRVKKGDPLVTLSSDILDSSIANARALVEQAKANYELAKLENERTTKLFKSRTVAEGEYDSKRLTALSAEKQMIAARAILNRLLTERGKKTIRAPYDGVVLERKAFRGDWISVGATVAVMAADRDFDVVVNAPREAFGVVKPGLEVSVRVAGRDVPGTVFAAIPKGDVATRTFPVKIRVHNDGFLAEGMEARVVLPKGLGGMTMIVPRDAIISSRGQTVVWAVVDGKAQPMPVFVVGYRGMEAGVKSKTLKEGMDVVVKGNERLQPQQPVAAQPMKGQ; encoded by the coding sequence ATGCAGAGATTCCTTGAGGGTGCGGCACTTTGTTTCCTGGCGGTCCTGCTGGCCGTCCCGGCCTTTGCCCAGGGGGGGGAACGCCCGCCGTCCCCGGTGGTCACGGCCAAGGTGACCACCGGCGACATGGCCCCCGAGACCGAGTTCATCGGCACGGTCTATTTCACGGAAATTTCCAACGTGGCCGCCGAGGTCGAGGGCAAGGTCGTGTCCCTGGACGTGGTGGACGGCCAGCGCGTCAAGAAGGGCGATCCCCTGGTGACCCTGTCCTCGGACATCCTGGACAGCAGCATCGCCAACGCCCGGGCTCTCGTGGAACAGGCGAAGGCCAACTACGAGCTGGCCAAGCTCGAGAACGAGCGGACCACCAAGCTGTTCAAGAGCCGCACCGTGGCCGAGGGCGAATACGACTCCAAGAGGTTGACCGCCCTGTCCGCCGAAAAGCAGATGATCGCCGCCCGGGCGATCCTCAACCGGCTGCTCACCGAGCGCGGCAAGAAGACCATCCGCGCCCCGTACGACGGCGTGGTCCTGGAGCGCAAGGCCTTTCGCGGCGACTGGATTTCGGTCGGCGCGACCGTGGCGGTCATGGCCGCGGACAGGGACTTCGACGTGGTCGTCAATGCCCCGCGCGAGGCCTTCGGCGTGGTCAAGCCCGGTCTGGAGGTGAGCGTCAGGGTCGCCGGCCGGGACGTGCCGGGCACGGTCTTCGCGGCCATCCCCAAGGGTGACGTGGCCACCCGGACCTTCCCGGTCAAGATCCGCGTGCACAACGACGGCTTCCTGGCCGAGGGCATGGAGGCCAGGGTGGTCCTGCCCAAGGGCTTGGGCGGTATGACCATGATCGTGCCCCGCGATGCGATCATCTCCTCTCGCGGCCAGACCGTGGTCTGGGCCGTGGTCGACGGCAAGGCGCAGCCCATGCCCGTGTTCGTGGTCGGCTATCGGGGCATGGAGGCCGGGGTCAAGTCCAAGACCCTCAAGGAGGGCATGGACGTGGTCGTCAAGGGCAACGAGCGGCTCCAGCCGCAGCAGCCCGTGGCCGCCCAACCCATGAAAGGACAGTAG
- a CDS encoding site-2 protease family protein, with amino-acid sequence MFNITAQDIQVYLTLAPGLLIALVFHEVAHGYVAYLLGDPTAKSAGRLTLNPLKHLDPIGTLAFFFVHFGWARPVPVNARYFKNPRKGMMFTAMAGPGINFILAALFAGAFHLMALFGLSPRNALYAVAYYGVFVNLILAAFNLLPIPPLDGSNVLAYFLSPRAAYRYMSMSRYGFIILIAIILLGRYTGLDIVGRVIVPLVQGLGSLLGVPL; translated from the coding sequence ATGTTCAACATCACCGCACAGGACATCCAGGTCTACCTGACCCTGGCGCCGGGCCTGCTCATCGCCCTGGTCTTCCACGAGGTGGCCCACGGCTACGTGGCCTACCTGCTGGGCGACCCCACGGCCAAGTCCGCCGGACGGCTGACCCTGAACCCCCTCAAGCACCTGGACCCCATAGGCACCCTGGCCTTCTTCTTCGTCCATTTCGGCTGGGCACGGCCCGTGCCGGTCAACGCCCGCTACTTCAAGAACCCGCGCAAGGGCATGATGTTCACGGCCATGGCCGGGCCGGGCATCAACTTCATCCTGGCCGCCCTGTTTGCCGGGGCGTTCCACCTCATGGCCCTGTTCGGCCTGAGCCCGCGCAACGCCCTGTACGCCGTGGCCTACTACGGGGTCTTCGTCAATCTCATCCTGGCCGCCTTCAATCTCCTGCCCATTCCGCCGCTGGACGGCAGCAACGTCCTTGCGTACTTTCTTTCCCCGCGCGCCGCCTACAGATACATGTCCATGAGCCGCTACGGGTTCATCATCCTCATCGCCATCATCCTGCTCGGACGCTACACCGGGCTCGACATCGTCGGCCGGGTGATCGTCCCCCTGGTCCAGGGCCTGGGTTCCCTGCTGGGCGTCCCCCTCTAA
- a CDS encoding MarR family winged helix-turn-helix transcriptional regulator, whose product MNLDRMNPRESIGFLSWKVARVFANDLAARFAEAGVSITVEQWRALLPAYKADGLTQGRLCDMLSQEKTGVSRLVAALEKHGLLRRESGDDDRRVKYIYITDKGRELVDLTIDIVLESRAEIVRHVDPEEFAVCKRVLWQLIEPHLDATCCLKEEPC is encoded by the coding sequence ATGAATCTTGACAGAATGAACCCGAGGGAGTCCATCGGCTTTCTCTCTTGGAAGGTCGCCCGAGTCTTCGCCAACGATCTGGCCGCCCGCTTCGCCGAGGCCGGGGTTTCGATCACGGTGGAGCAGTGGCGCGCCCTGTTGCCGGCCTACAAGGCCGACGGGCTGACCCAGGGAAGGCTGTGCGACATGCTTTCCCAGGAGAAAACCGGGGTCAGCCGCCTTGTGGCGGCCCTGGAAAAGCACGGCCTGTTGCGCCGCGAATCCGGCGACGACGACCGGCGGGTAAAGTACATCTACATCACGGACAAGGGCCGCGAACTGGTGGACTTGACCATCGACATTGTCCTGGAAAGCCGGGCGGAGATTGTCAGGCACGTGGACCCCGAGGAGTTTGCCGTGTGCAAGCGGGTCCTGTGGCAGCTTATCGAGCCCCATCTGGACGCAACCTGTTGCCTCAAGGAAGAACCATGCTGA
- a CDS encoding late competence development ComFB family protein, producing the protein MMLKKTMKINGVDVSKIVNRNERRVAELVPQIIEEYYEDYIFEDLDIQDIYALTLNLLPAAYAQAGSIVLSDRISDYELRSQIRNAVERVLDNPTRTND; encoded by the coding sequence ATGATGCTCAAAAAGACCATGAAGATCAATGGGGTGGACGTATCCAAGATCGTAAACCGCAACGAGCGGCGCGTGGCCGAACTGGTCCCGCAGATCATCGAGGAATATTACGAAGACTATATTTTCGAGGACCTGGACATACAGGATATCTACGCCCTGACCCTGAACCTGCTCCCGGCGGCCTATGCCCAGGCCGGGTCCATCGTGCTCTCGGACCGCATCTCGGACTACGAGTTGCGCTCCCAGATCCGCAACGCGGTGGAACGGGTCCTGGACAATCCCACCAGGACGAACGACTAG
- a CDS encoding efflux RND transporter permease subunit, translating to MDIVGTAIRKPVAVLVGVILVVMFGTVALLGLPYQLSPNVTEPVITVTTTWTGATPYEMERDVAEEQEKVLKGIPALTQMESANYNARTELTLKFEIGTEIDSALLRVSNKLDEVPEYPDGVDRPIISATGASTSPVIWLVLETLPGNDRDVTTYRTFFENDIRQYIERVEGVAELFIGGGREDEMDIIIDPVKLASYNLTATELIRVLESENVSVSAGTLGVGRRDYRIRTPADFKTPEDIESVVISSSGQYRVTLGDVATVARGNEKPTVAMRYNGKTGMVVGVRPEPGTNILTMTDQVHQVVMDLNDGPLAQQGVRFNWVYDQRPYINGAIDLVQRNILIGSVLAVVVLFVFLQSFSSTIIVAVSIPVSIVGAFIMFAAAGRSLNIVSMAGISFAVGMLVDNAIVVLENVDRHRQMGKPPFKAAYDGASEVWGAVLASTLTTVAVFLPVVFMEQEAGQLFKDIAIAVTCAIALSMLVSVLVIPMLANQFYRIADNKKQRAAASDGPRTPAGLSLAKRALRPLNRLGGKLADWIIGLLSWAIDNWRTRLITVLGLTAVSVLMVVSMFPKMEYLPQGNRNLIINILIPPPGLSFEERDDIGKYVFDQVRPRFHKEENGQPGVEELFYVSAPTINLFGAISTQEQNAGALIPMFMRIINSIPGMFGVSLQASIFEQGIGEGRVINVDFSGDDLNQLVAAAGTMFGMTMQAIHGAQIRPIPSLELLYPEVRFHPYRDRLKAVGLSSNDLGTAIDVIMDGRTIGDFKEEGKKKIDLVLKASAEDVATPEELYSQLVATPNGWAVPLSSLADMENTYGVTQIRHLERRRTITLQVTPPVDMPLQSAMEVIQQQLLPKVEQSGLMHGVSVRLSGAADKLTVTRDALKWNFILAMLITYLLMAALFENFIYPLIIMFTVPLAGAGGFMGLRLENLLIAPQPLDILTMLGFVILIGVVVNNAILIVHQSLNNVRERAMDYKEAVLDATRTRLRPIYMSATTSVFGMLPLALAPGPGSELYRGLGAVVLGGLALSTVFTVFVIPALLMFVIPMEQVGSRREED from the coding sequence ATGGATATCGTCGGAACCGCCATCCGCAAGCCCGTCGCCGTCCTGGTGGGCGTTATCCTCGTGGTCATGTTCGGCACGGTGGCCCTGCTCGGCCTGCCGTACCAGCTCTCGCCCAACGTGACCGAGCCGGTCATCACCGTGACCACCACCTGGACCGGGGCCACGCCCTACGAGATGGAGCGGGACGTGGCCGAGGAGCAGGAAAAGGTGCTCAAGGGCATCCCCGCCCTGACCCAGATGGAGAGCGCCAACTATAACGCCCGGACCGAGCTGACCCTCAAGTTCGAGATCGGCACCGAGATCGACAGCGCGCTGTTGCGCGTGTCCAACAAGCTTGACGAGGTCCCGGAATACCCCGACGGCGTGGACCGGCCGATCATCTCGGCCACCGGCGCGTCCACCTCCCCGGTCATCTGGCTGGTCCTCGAGACCCTGCCCGGCAACGACAGGGACGTGACCACCTACCGGACGTTTTTCGAGAACGACATCCGCCAGTACATCGAGCGCGTGGAGGGCGTGGCCGAATTGTTCATCGGCGGCGGCCGCGAGGACGAGATGGACATCATCATCGATCCCGTGAAGCTGGCCTCCTACAACCTGACCGCCACCGAACTGATCCGTGTGCTCGAGAGCGAGAACGTGTCCGTGTCCGCGGGCACGCTGGGCGTGGGGCGCCGCGACTACCGCATCCGCACCCCGGCCGATTTCAAGACCCCGGAGGACATCGAGTCCGTGGTCATCTCCTCGTCCGGCCAGTACCGCGTCACCCTGGGCGACGTGGCCACGGTGGCGCGCGGCAACGAGAAGCCCACGGTGGCCATGCGCTATAACGGCAAGACCGGCATGGTCGTGGGCGTGCGGCCCGAGCCGGGGACCAACATCCTGACCATGACCGACCAGGTCCACCAGGTCGTCATGGACCTCAACGACGGGCCCCTTGCCCAGCAGGGCGTGCGCTTCAACTGGGTCTACGACCAGCGTCCGTACATCAACGGCGCCATCGACCTGGTCCAGCGCAACATCCTCATCGGCTCCGTCCTGGCCGTCGTGGTCCTGTTCGTCTTTCTCCAATCCTTCAGCTCGACCATCATCGTGGCCGTCAGCATCCCGGTGTCCATCGTGGGCGCGTTCATCATGTTCGCGGCCGCCGGTCGGTCCCTGAACATCGTCTCCATGGCGGGCATCTCGTTCGCCGTGGGCATGCTCGTGGACAACGCCATCGTGGTCCTTGAGAACGTGGACCGGCACCGGCAGATGGGCAAGCCGCCGTTCAAGGCCGCCTATGACGGGGCCAGCGAGGTCTGGGGCGCGGTCCTGGCCTCCACCCTGACCACCGTGGCCGTGTTCCTGCCCGTGGTCTTCATGGAGCAGGAGGCCGGGCAGTTGTTCAAGGACATCGCCATCGCCGTGACCTGCGCCATCGCCCTGTCCATGCTCGTGTCTGTCCTGGTCATCCCCATGCTGGCCAACCAGTTCTACCGCATCGCGGACAACAAGAAACAGCGTGCGGCCGCATCCGACGGGCCGCGCACCCCGGCCGGGCTGTCCCTGGCCAAGCGGGCGCTCCGGCCCCTGAACCGTCTGGGCGGGAAGCTGGCCGACTGGATCATCGGCCTGCTTTCCTGGGCCATCGACAACTGGAGGACACGGCTGATCACCGTCCTGGGGTTGACCGCCGTGTCCGTGCTCATGGTCGTCAGCATGTTCCCGAAGATGGAATACCTGCCCCAGGGCAACCGCAACCTGATCATCAACATCCTCATCCCGCCCCCGGGCCTGTCCTTCGAGGAGCGTGACGACATCGGCAAATATGTCTTCGACCAGGTCAGGCCGAGGTTCCACAAGGAAGAGAACGGCCAGCCCGGCGTGGAGGAGCTTTTCTACGTGTCCGCGCCGACCATCAACCTGTTCGGGGCCATCTCCACTCAGGAGCAGAACGCGGGTGCGCTCATCCCCATGTTCATGCGGATCATCAATTCCATTCCCGGCATGTTCGGCGTGTCGCTCCAGGCGTCGATCTTCGAGCAGGGCATCGGCGAGGGCCGCGTCATCAACGTGGACTTCTCGGGCGATGACCTGAACCAGCTCGTGGCCGCGGCAGGGACCATGTTCGGCATGACCATGCAGGCCATCCACGGCGCGCAGATCCGGCCCATCCCGTCGCTGGAGCTCCTCTATCCCGAGGTCCGGTTCCACCCCTACCGCGATCGGCTCAAGGCCGTCGGCCTGAGTTCCAACGACCTGGGTACGGCCATCGACGTGATCATGGACGGCCGCACCATCGGCGACTTCAAGGAGGAGGGCAAAAAGAAGATCGATCTGGTGCTCAAGGCCTCCGCAGAGGATGTGGCCACGCCCGAGGAGCTCTACTCGCAGCTCGTGGCCACCCCCAACGGTTGGGCCGTGCCGCTCTCCTCCCTGGCCGACATGGAGAACACCTACGGCGTGACCCAGATCCGCCACCTGGAGCGCAGGCGGACCATCACCTTGCAGGTCACCCCGCCCGTGGACATGCCGTTGCAGTCCGCCATGGAAGTCATCCAGCAGCAGCTCCTCCCCAAGGTGGAGCAATCCGGGCTCATGCACGGCGTGTCCGTGCGGCTGTCCGGTGCGGCCGACAAGCTGACCGTGACCCGCGACGCGCTCAAGTGGAACTTCATCCTGGCCATGCTCATCACTTATTTGCTCATGGCCGCCCTGTTCGAAAATTTCATCTACCCGTTGATCATCATGTTCACCGTGCCCCTGGCCGGCGCGGGCGGCTTCATGGGGCTCAGGCTCGAAAATCTGCTCATCGCCCCGCAACCGCTCGACATTCTGACCATGCTCGGGTTCGTCATCCTCATCGGCGTGGTCGTGAACAACGCCATCCTCATCGTCCACCAGTCGCTGAACAACGTGCGCGAACGGGCCATGGACTACAAGGAGGCCGTGCTCGACGCTACCCGAACGCGGTTGCGGCCCATCTACATGTCCGCGACCACTTCGGTCTTCGGCATGCTTCCCCTGGCCCTGGCCCCCGGCCCCGGATCGGAGCTCTATCGCGGCCTGGGCGCGGTGGTCCTGGGCGGCCTGGCCCTGTCCACGGTGTTCACCGTGTTCGTCATCCCGGCCCTGCTCATGTTCGTCATCCCCATGGAACAGGTGGGCAGCCGACGGGAAGAGGACTAG